From the genome of Culex pipiens pallens isolate TS unplaced genomic scaffold, TS_CPP_V2 Cpp_Un0065, whole genome shotgun sequence, one region includes:
- the LOC120430938 gene encoding mucin-2-like encodes QPPTQHPLTTPTPTHPTTSTPNPPQPPPTQTTSTHPTTTNHTPPQPNTTNTQPQTPTPTTPTTHTTPNQPQQPPTHPTPQHPQHQPKPPTPTQQPTPKTTHNQHPTPNHQQTQHNPQQTHHNNPHTNNPNNTPNNNHTQTTHTTPPTTPTPTPTPNTPKPNNTTPNPHPTHPQPPHNPTPTHKPQQPHTTTNKPTQHPPHPQHPKTHPTTQHHKPTQTPQPTQHPTTPTTHKTPTPNTQHQTPTQHQTTPTPHTQHTTNPNHKHTHTTPTNHTTTPPNTHNTKQHNNPTHTNTQQPNTTPPTTTPTQHHNTTKPHNHKQTPPTPHNTTTPQQPTPQHPTTHPTTNKHPPPTTHNQHHNTTPPHTPPNTKHNPTPTKTTTPHPTTNNPNQPHHTHNTHPKTTNNQPTTNNPTTTTPHQTTPNTPTTNNNQNTQQPNTNHTKPNHNTTNTQHPQQHNHQTTTNTQQQPHNTPTNNPTTPQPTPHTNNPTTHHKNNHHQHHNQTTTNTTKHHTTKHPQNPNNPQPKHHQTTTPPHKPTTPTNQKPPPTNPHHTQPQHPTQHHQPKHTPNTKHTPQTTTHQQPPTQQPTNQPTTTTTPNTPQQPHPQHPHHPTTNNPQHPNNPTNQHPTPPTQHPKQQHPTTTTNTQTHQHQTPTTTHPPTTNTKPPQHHHTTQHQHPTHNHNHPPPNPTPPTPTHNTTNHHHTPTPQHNTTPTPTTPTHNPPTTHTTQPTQHTPTPNQTPHNHKPTNPTNTPTHNNPTPPHPNNPPTNTPNQHQPPHTNTHTKPQHQQPTHHQPPNKPQHTPTPNQQPQPPPPTQTPNTNPHPPTPTPHNQHPTPPTPPQQTPTTTTPHHNNPQTPTPNTPHNTTQHPQPQPTPQHPQHTKHTQPPTPPHTHTTTKTHPHNHNTTPPNTPTNHQHPQQTPTPPTTNTTPTTQTTTPHPQPHQPPHHPQPPTPNTTTTHQHHHTHTTPTTPPTPPPTQPPQPNTPTPTPTPTQPQHTTPQNPNNTHNPTNPNTTPQQPTPTNPNNPKHHNTQHPNTQQPPPTTTNHKTNTTNTPQPQQTQPPNNTHTHNTTTNTPNHPTNTTPNQHKHHTPNNPPNQPHPTTNHQPQQHHPPTPTTQHTNPTPKHHPTTPNTTPTPHNHHKHPKTTTTPTTHPNTTTPTTHTNKHTKPPPTHTTTKTHHPNKHQQHNTTQTTPQPTTQTPQHPTPTHNNPPNPQHPHHQHNTQQPTTPHHQPTPTNTTNTTNTTPPNNHNPTTNTQTTHHTNTTPHQPPTNNTPQTNPPNTTTTPTNHQHQNHHPHTNTNTTTPHTQQPPNQHHTTPQHQTPPHTHQPHPTQTPPQPTTQNNHPNPPPPHPNPHKHPPTTPPPTNPTQPTPTQHHKQPHNPPPPKPHHPHNPTHHQTHHTTTHHPNNTTNHQHPHTQTQTTNTNHTQPNHTNPQHTPTNHTTHPQTTHHQHTPPKPQHTHTPPNTPPPPPTHPTPTHTTTQTPNTNQPPPNNPHTPTTPTTTPHHHNPNTPQTNHTQQPQHPNTPPHHPPTPTQTNTHHTTHQQHPHPPQTTNHTHTHKHPTPHHPTTHQPHNTNTHKHPTPNHQPTNTQPKQPTPKQTPPHTPQHHQTTTTPTPHTPNPNKPTPHHPTHNHTQNPPQTPQTQHNPTQKQTPTTPNKHPTHHTPKNTTNTNTHTPHTKPTQTTTTQHPTPPTTTNTNTHQPTQPPTPPTPHPTNPHTNTNNNTPQQTHNQQHPPTPTPHTTKNKQPKQHPQPQTPTPNHPTNKTPTPTTHKTTPQPPQPPPQHPHPTTKHQPTQPTPQQTPTNPTQTPPNHNPPHTTPTNNNPQTQQTTNNHTTQTQPPHTKPPHHPPQPPPPPNTNNHKHKTPQTHPPPQPPPHPTQPTHPQTPQPPNNTKTKHPTQQTTQTHPTTQTPHQHTNTTPHTQPTTTTTTPNPPQPHHPQPTHHPKHTNHHPTKQPTTTPTNPNPPHNNTNNHTTTHPQPPTQNTTKHPNHHTTPHKQPTPNTPPHKPPTPHHTTHTHTTTPPTPTNTPTHKHPHQHTPNTQTPTTTHPPTPPHPTTPNNPTNTHTNTPPPHPTHPNPTPPPTTHHTPQTPQPNHPPTPHPTPNTPHPHTPNNPHTTHNQTTQHPTTTPTTPQPTPTTTHPHHTPKPHPPTQKHPQPPTHNKHHNPPNNPHPQPHPQTHNPNPQKPHPPTPNQQHPQPHNHHKQPQPPHPTPPNNTTTQPPTTPTPPKHTTQPPTTHHPPHQNNHPTPTPPPTNPTNTHPPTNTTKHTHHNHTNPPHNNTTPTTTNTTTQPTTQPPTPPHNPPHPHNTPHPTNPQPPTPNHPPNTQQPPTHKHHHHTHPKPTKPPPTTNKPHNHTHTPHQTTTKPPHHQHPTPHNTPPQPTHTPTTTQPHPHPPHTHHHTQTHHPPTPHQQPHHPTHPQPQPPHPTTTPTPTPHNPQPNTHPTTTNNTTTPTQTTPPQPTPPHPNNPPTPTPT; translated from the exons ACCACAACCAACCACACCCCACCACaacccaacaccaccaacacccAACCACAAACACCAACCCCAACCACCCCAACAACCCACACCACC cccaaccAACCCCAACAACCCCCAACACACCCAACCCCACAACACCCACAACACCAACCCAAACCCCCAAcaccaacccaacaacccacacCCAAAACAACCCACAACCAACACCCAACACCCAACCACCAACAAACCCAACACAACCCACAACAAACCCACCACAACAACCCACACACCAACAACCCAAACAACACCCCCAACAACAAccacacccaaacaacccacacaACACCACCAACCACACCCACCCCAACACCAACCCCCAACACACCCAAACCCAACAACACCACCCCCAACCCACACCCAACACACCCACAACCCCCACACAACCCAACACCAACCCACAAACCCCAACAACCACACACAACCACAAACAAACCCACCCAACACCCACCACACCCACAACACCCCAAAACCCACCCAACAACACAACACCACAAACCAACACAAACACCCCAACCAACCCAACACCCCACAACCCCCACAACACACAAAACACCAACACCCAACACCCAACACCAAACCCCAACACAACACCAAACCACCCCAACACCACACACCCAACACACCACAAACCCAAACCACAAACACACCCACACAACACCAACAAACCACACCACAACACCACCAAACACccacaacacaaaacaacacaacaacccAACCCACACCaacacccaacaacccaacaccaCCCCACCCACAACCACCCCAACACAACACCACAACACCACAAAACCACACAACCACAAACAAACACCACCAACCCCCCACAACACAACCACACCCCAACAACCAACACCACAACACCCCACAACACACCCAACAACCAACAAACACCCACCACCAACAACCCACAACCAACACCACAACACCACACCACCCCACACACCACCAAACACCAAACACAACCCAACACCCACCAAAACCACAACACCCcacccaacaaccaacaacccaaACCAACCACACCACACCCACAACACCCACCCCAAAACCACCAACAACCAACCAACCACCAACAACCCCACCACAACAACACCCCACCAAACCACCCCAAACACACCAACCACAAACAACAACCAAaacacccaacaacccaacacaaACCACACCAAACCCAACCACAACACCACCAACACCCAACACCCACAACAACACAACCACCAAACAACCACCAACACCCAACAACAACCCCACAACACCCCAACCAACAACCCCACCACACCACAACCAACACCCCACACCAACAACCCAACCACACACCACAAAAACAACCACCACCAACACCACAACCAAACAACCACCAACACAACAAAACACCACACCACCAAACACCCACAAAACCCCAACAACCCACAACCCAAACACCACCAAACAACCACCCCACCACACAAACCAACAACACCCACAAACCAAAAACCACCACCCACCAACCCACACCACACACAACCACAACACCCCACACAACACCACCAACCCAAACACACACCCAACACCAAACACACCCCACAAACCACAACACACCAACAACCACCCACCcaacaaccaaccaaccaacccacAACCACAACAACCCCCAACACACCCCAACAACCACACCCACAACACCCACACCACCCAACCACCAACAACCCACAACACCCCAACAACCCCACCAACCAACACCCCACACCACCAACACAACACCCCAAACAACAACACCCAACCACAACCACCAACACCCAAACACACCAACACCAAACACCCACAACAACCCACCCACCAACAACCAACACCAAACCACCCCAACACCACCACACCACACAACACCAACACCCCACACACAACCACAACCACCCACCACCAaacccaacaccaccaacacccACACACAACACCACAAACCACCACCACACCCCAACACCACAACACAACACCACCCCAACACCAACAACCCCAACACACAACCCACCAACCACCCACACAACCCAACCCACCCAACACACACCAACCCCCAACCAAACCCCACACAACCACAAACCAACAAACCccaccaacaccccaacacacAACAACCCAACACCACCCCACCCCAACAACCCACCAACCAACACACCCAACCAACACCAACCACCCCACACCAACACCCACACCAAACCCCAACACCAACAACCAACCCACCACCAACCACCCAACAAACCACAACACACCCCAACACCCAACCAACAACCCCAACCACCCCCACCAACCCAAACACCCAACACAAACCCACACCCACCAACCCCCACACCACACAACCAAcacccaacaccaccaacaccaccacaaCAAACACCCACAACCACAACACCCCACCACAACAACCCACAAACCCCAACACCCAACACCCCACACAACACCACCCAACACCCCCAACCAcaaccaacaccccaacacccacaACACACCAAACACACCCAACCCCCAACACCACCACACACCCACACCACAACCAAAACACACCCACACAACCACAACACCACACCACCCAACACACCCACAAACCACCAACACCCACAACAAACACCAACACCCCCCACCACCAACACAACACCCACAACCCAAACCACAACCCCACACCCACAACCACACCAACCCCCACACCACCCACAACCCCCAACacccaacaccaccaccacccaccaacaccaccacacCCACACAACACCAACAACCCCACCAACACCCCCACCAACACAACCACCACAACCCAACACCCCCACACCAACACCAACACCCACACAACCCCAACACACCACCCCACAAAACCCCAACAACACCCACAACCCCACCAACCCAAACACAACACCACAACAACCCACACCCACCAACCCCAACAACCCCAAACACCACAacacccaacaccccaacacccaacaACCCCCACCAACAACCACCAACCACaaaaccaacaccaccaacacacCCCAACCCCAACAAACACAACCCCCCAACAACACCCACACCCACAACACCACAACAAACACCCCCAACCACCCCACCAACACCACACCCAACCAACACAAACACCACACACCCAACAACCCACCAAACCAACCACACCCCACCACAAACCACCAACCCCAACAACACCACCCCCCAACACCCACCACCCAACACACAAACCCCACACCCAAACACCACCCAACCACCCCAAACACCACCCCAACACCACACAACCACCACAAACACCCAAAAACCACCACAACACCAACCACCCACCCCAACACCACAACCCCAACAACCCACACCAACAAACACACCAAACCACCACCCACCCACACAACCACCAAAACCCACCACCCCAACAAACACCAACAACACAACACCACACAAACCACACCCCAACCAACCACACAAACCCCCCAACACCCAACACCCACCCACAACAACCCACCCAACCCCCAACACCCACACCACCAACACAACACCCAACAACCCACAACACCCCACCACCAACCAACACCCACCAACACcacaaacaccaccaacacaaCACCACCCAACAACCACAACCCAACAACcaacacccaaacaacccaccacacAAACACCACACCCCACCAACCACCCACCAACAACACACCACAAACCAACCCACCCAACACCACAACAACACCAACCAACCACCAACACCAAAACCACCACCCACACACAAACACCAACACAACCACCCCCCACACCCAACAACCACCCAACCAACACCACACCACCCCACAACACCAAACCCCACCCCACACCCACCAACCCCACCCCACCCAAACACCACCACAACCCACCACCCAAAACAACCACCCCAACCCACCACCCCCACACCCCAACCCACACAAACACCCACCCACAACACCACCCCCAACCAACCCAACACAACCAACACCCACCCAACACCACAAACAACCCCACAACCCACCACCACCCAaaccccaccacccccacaaCCCAACACACCACCAAACCCACCACACCACAACCCACCACCCCAACAACACAACCAACCAccaacacccacacacacaaaccCAAACCACCAACACCAACCACACCCAACCCAACCACACCAACCCACAACACACACCAACAAACCACACCACCCACCCACAAACCACCCACCACCAACACACCCCACCCAAACCCCAACACACCCACACACCACCAAACACACCACCCCCACCACCAACCCACCCAACACCAACACACACCACCACCCAAACCCCAAACACCAACCAACCACCACCAAACAACCCCCACACCCCAACcacaccaacaacaacaccacACCACCACAACCCCAACACACCCCAAACCAACCACACCCAACAACCCCAACACCCAAACACCCCCCCACACCACCCACCAACACCCACACAAACCAACACCCACCACACCACCCACCAACAACACCCACACCCACCCCAAACCACCAACCACACCCACACCCACAAACACCCCACACCACACCACCCAACAACACACCAACCCCACAacaccaacacacacaaacacccaACACCAAACCACCAACCCACCAACACCCAACCAAAACAACCAACACCCAAACAAACACCACCCCACACACCACAACACCACCAAACCACAACCACACCCACACCCCACACACCAAACCCAAACAAACCCACACCCCACCACCCAACCCACAACCACACACAAAACCCACCACAAACACCACAAACCCAACACAACCCCACCCAAAAACAAACACCCACAACACCCAACAAACACCCAACCCACCACACCCccaaaaacacaacaaacaccAACACCCACACACCCCACACCAAACCAACCCAAACCACCACCACACAACACCCCACACCACCCACAACCACAAACACCAACACCCACCAACCCACACAACCACCAACCCCACCCACACCACACCCCACAAACCCCCACAccaacacaaacaacaacacaccCCAACAAACACACAACCAACAACACCCACCAACCCCAACACCACACaccaccaaaaacaaacaaccaaAACAACACCCACAACCACAAACACCAACACCAAACCACCCAACCAACAAAACACCCACACCAACAACCCACAAAACCACACCCCAACCCCCACAACCACCACCCCAACACCCACACCCCACCACCAAACACCAACCAACCCAACCCACCCCCCAACAAACCCCAACCAACCCCACACAAACCCCACCCAACCACAACCCCCCACACACCACCCCAACAAACAACAACCCACAAACCCAacaaacaaccaacaaccacacAACCCAAACACAACCCCCACACACCAAACCCCCACACCACCCCCCACAACCACCCCCACCACCAAACACAAACAACCACAAACACAAAACCCCCCAAACCCACCCACCCCCACAACCACCACCCCACCCAACACAACCAACCCACCCCCAAACCCCCCAACCACCCAACAACACAAAAACCAAACACCCAACCCAACAAACCACACAAACACACCCCACAACCCAAACACCCCACCAACACACCAACACAACCCCCCACACCCAAcccacaaccaccaccaccacccccaaCCCACCACAACCACACCACCCACAACCAACACACCACCCAAAACACACCAACCACCACCCAACAaaacaaccaacaacaacaccaaccaACCCAAACCCCCCAcacaacaacaccaacaaccACACAACCACACACCCCCAACCCCCAacccaaaacacaacaaaacaccCCAACCACCACACAACCCCACACAAACAACCAACACCCAACACACCACCCCACAAACCCCCCACACCCCACCACACAACCCACACCCACACCACAACCCCACCCACACCCACAAACACCCCAACCCACAAACACCCACACCAACACACCCCCAACACACAAACCCCAACAACCACACACCCACCAACCCCACCACACCCAACcacacccaacaacccaaccaaCACCCACACCAACACACCACCACCCCACCCAACACACCCCAACCCAACACCCCCACCCACAACCCACCACACACCCCAAACCCCACAACCAAACCACCCCCCAACCCCACACCCCACACCcaacaccccccacccccacacccccaACAACCCACACACAACCCACAACCAAACAACACAACACCCAACAACCACCCCCACAACACCCCAACCCACACCCACAaccacccacccccaccacaCACCAAAACCACACCCACCAACCCAAAAACACCCACAACCCCCAACCCACAACAAACACCACAACCCACCAAACAACCCCCACCCACAACCCCACCCACAAACCCACAACCCCAACCCACAAAAACCACACCCACCCACCCCCAACCAACAACACCCACAACCCCACAACCACCACAAACAACCACAACCACCacacccaacaccacccaacaACACCACCACCCAACCACCCACAACCCCCACACCACCCAAACACACCACCCAACCACCCACAACCCACCACCCACCCCACCAAAACAACCACCCCACACCCACACCCCCACCCACAAACCCCACCAACACACACCCCCCCACCAACACCACAAAACACACCCACCACAACCACACAAACCCACCCCACAACAACACCACACCCACCACCACAAACACCACCACACAACCAACCAcccaaccccccacccccccacacaACCCACCACACCCCCACAACACACCACACCCCACAAACCCACAACCACCCACACCCAACCACCCCCCCAACACCCAACAACCACCAACACACAAACACCACCACCACACCCACCCAAAACCCACCAAACCACCCCCCACCACCAACAAACCCCACAACCACACCCACACACCACACCAAACCACCACAAAACCACCACACCACCAACACCCCACACCACACAACACCCCACCCCAACCAACCCACACACCCACAACCACCCAACCACACCCACACCCACCCCACACCCACCACCACACACAAacccaccacccccccaccccacaccaACAACCCCACCACCCCACACACCCCCAACCACAACCACCACACCCCACCACAACACCAACACCCACCCCACACAACCCACAACCCAACACCcaccccaccaccaccaacaacaCCACAACCCCCACACAAACCACACCCCCACAACCAACACCACCACACCCCAACAACCCACCAACACCAACACCCACC